From Camelina sativa cultivar DH55 chromosome 20, Cs, whole genome shotgun sequence, the proteins below share one genomic window:
- the LOC104769432 gene encoding probable magnesium transporter NIPA9: protein MWESICLTLAATAGNNIGKVLQKKGTIILPPLSLKLKVIRAYAVNKPWALGFLMDIVGALLMLRALSLAPVSVVQPVSGCGLAILSVFSHFYLKEVMNVFDWIGITVAGIGTIGVGAGGEEQEASLISVFQLLWLALVVAILFVLLNAWLHIFKRQRREQELGEYEVVEEIIYGLESGILFGMASVVSKMGFVFVEQGFSAMFIPMCISISICCSGTGFFYQTRGLKHGRAIVVSTCAAVASIVTGVVAGMFALGEKLPTSPSGRLLLLLGWLLIMLGVVLLVTSSRLIRHLPRSFRRSSSRQTSLERGFNIRRTASHVSKDTNPSAVIQTATLHHLLSSPSKDKD, encoded by the exons ATGTGGGAGTCGATTTGCCTTACGCTCGCGGCCACCGCCGGTAACAATATTGGAAAGGTTCTCCAGAAGAAAGGCACTATCATCCTCCCTCCTCTCTCCCTCAAGCTCAAG GTAATAAGAGCATATGCTGTTAACAAACCATGGGCACTAGGTTTTCTTATGGACATTGTTGGGGCTTTGTTGATGCTCAGAGCACTCTCGCTTGCCCCT GTGTCTGTTGTTCAACCTGTCTCGGGATGTGGACTTGCCATTCTTTCTgtcttttctcatttttatttgaaggaAGTCATGAATGTTTTTGACTGGATTGGGATTACCGTTGCTGGCATTGGCACCATAG GAGTTGGTGCTGGTGGCGAGGAGCAAGAAGCATCGCTGATATCTGTTTTCCAGTTGCTCTGGCTAGCGTTGGTTGTTGCCATCTTGTTT GTACTACTAAATGCGTGGCTTCATATCTTCAAACGCCAGCGCAGGGAGCAGGAGCTG GGGGAGTATGAAGTTGTGGAAGAAATTATATATGGCCTGGAATCTGGGATTTTATTCGG GATGGCCTCTGTAGTATCAAAGATGGGTTTTGTATTCGTGGAGCAGGGGTTTTCTGCAATGTTCATTCCTATGTGCATTTCAATTAGTATATGCTGTAGTGGAACAGGATTTTTCTATCAG ACTCGGGGACTAAAACATGGAAGAGCAATTGTTGTATCCACTTGCGCTGCTGTGGCGTCAATTGTAACAGGTGTGGTTGCAGGAATGTTCGCTCTGGGTGAGAAATTACCCACTTCACCATCGGGACGGCTTCTACTTCTCTTAGGATG GTTACTTATCATGCTAGGTGTTGTATTACTCGTGACTTCATCACGGCTTATCAGACATCTTCCACGGTCATTCAGGCGTTCCAGTTCGAGACAAACGAGTTTAGAAAGAGGTTTCAACATAAGGCGGACAGCTTCTCACGTATCAAAGGATACGAACCCAAGTGCGGTTATCCAAACAGCAACATTACACCATCTCTTATCATCTCCATCAAAAGACAAAGACTAA